The Lytechinus pictus isolate F3 Inbred chromosome 5, Lp3.0, whole genome shotgun sequence DNA segment TTACAATCTGACACTACATGCTATGTTTGGATATCCTTCACCTTTAAAGAATTAATTTAAATACCTCGTTTCGGTTTTAGAAAGCTCTTCAACATCATATAGTATTTCCTTCTTGCTTTATCCTCGGGGAACTACACCCCTCTTAAACCAATCAACCaatgttactttaaaaaaaagaaatgaaatattttttttttaaaccaaataaaACAGTGTATGCATGACAACTGTATCTACAGCGGTTGCTATCGGGATGATGCCCCTGAATCTATTCATCTATAGTCGTGTATGGACGGACGACAAGGCGGTAATTCCTTACGTCAACATCGTCACCACTCTTGTTAGCATTCTCATTCCCGTTGCTTTCGGGGTGTTTCTCCGCTGGTGGAAGAAGGAATGGACCAAATATATCACCAGAGTTAGTATCATATCTCTTTATCTtctaattctattttatttacatattaatTTGCGTATTATATTAGTTTCATTCACTGCATACAGATGGGGAGGGGGAGCTTGACCCCTCTAAAAAAAGGTCAaggtataaaaaaattcaactcgcgcttcgcgctcgtattgtttgtttagcgagacatgTACGtatcatggttacaaaaatttgcttataatgtccctttctaATGTCCCTTTCTAggtattaattaaaaaaaaaagccacgGCGATGTTCGCAGAATATGATGTTTCTTATAACAGTAAGGAGGATTTAAAAATGGCAGTTGacactttttttcttattaatcTTGTTAACTGTTTttcttaacaattttttttttaagttcggCGTAGTTCTCGCTTTCATCTTGATAATCATGGTATGGGTCCTGTTCTTCATGCTAAACCCGACCTGGCTGAACGCTGGATGGCAGCTGTGGATCTGTGCTATGTTACTCCCCTTCCTTGGCTACGGATTCGGCTACAGCTTGGCTATCCTATTCCGCCAATCCCATTTCAAGTGCAGGGCTATCTCCTTCGAAACGGGATCGCAGAACGTATCTCTGGCCACAACATTAATCGTGGTGAGCTTTACCGATTCGCCACTCTTCTTGGACATGTTGTTCTATCCGGGTCTCTATGCAGTCTTCCTCTATGTAGATTCGTTCGTCGTCATTATCTTGATGAAAGGAGCGGCCTATCTTAGAAAGAAACGCAATTTGGCTACTGATGAAGGTTATGACGAAAATAAGAATGACAAGATTGGTTTGGATAACGAAGGCATGGCCACAGATCAAGAAGATGGGGTGCGGGTAGTGGCCATGAAGCAAATAACTGCCGAGAATTAGGAAAAATCTGCTGAAGATGTTGGAGTTTTTATAAACTGTAGCCTATAAAATGTGTCAAAGGAGAGTAGATCTCTTTCGGGGTTTTATCATCTTCTAAGTTCTAAAGTAGGccttaatgtttttatttacttgattctgaaaattttatttgcattgagtttttaaatgtattttgtaaatgTATG contains these protein-coding regions:
- the LOC129261884 gene encoding sodium-dependent organic anion transporter-like, whose protein sequence is MEMTTEILMSTMNTTSNGTVDDGNEVVTLLTQVSNILVLVFLMISMGCTIELDDLKETFRHPAGFFIGMLCQFVLMPLIAFCLSLTFKLESAGALSVLILACCPGGTLSNLFTFWTGGDVCLSVCMTTVSTAVAIGMMPLNLFIYSRVWTDDKAVIPYVNIVTTLVSILIPVAFGVFLRWWKKEWTKYITRFGVVLAFILIIMVWVLFFMLNPTWLNAGWQLWICAMLLPFLGYGFGYSLAILFRQSHFKCRAISFETGSQNVSLATTLIVVSFTDSPLFLDMLFYPGLYAVFLYVDSFVVIILMKGAAYLRKKRNLATDEGYDENKNDKIGLDNEGMATDQEDGVRVVAMKQITAEN